Sequence from the Fibrobacter succinogenes genome:
CATGAGTTCCGGAATATGATCGTCGACGATGCTGTCTTCACCGAGGGCGAGCTTGTATTCCGTACCCTTGAGGGCGTGGAACATGGAGAAAAGGTCCGGCTGAGCCGTACCGCCAGAAAGCGGCTTGCGGCCGAGGTCGACGCCATCTGCGCCACCTTCGATAGCTGCCTTGTACTGAGCCACACCGGTACCGCAAGTGTCATGGCTGTGGATGCGGAGTTCGACCTTGTCACCAAGGAGCTTGCGAGCGCGCTTGAATGTTTCGTAAACCTTAGTCGGGTTCGTCGTACCGGAAGCGTCCTTGAAGCAGACGGAAGCGAACGGAACACCGGCGTCCAAGATGTTGCGGAGAATGCGTTCGTAGAATTCCGGGTTGTGAGCGGCGTTGAGGTCGCATCCCGGAGGAAGTTCCATCATGGTAACGACGACTTCGTGTTCGAGACCGGCGTCCGTAATGCACTTACCGGAGTAGATGAGGTTGTTGACGTCGTTCAAAGCATCGAAGTTACGAATACGGGTCATGCCGTGCTTCTTGAACATGTCGGCATGGAGCTTGATCATGTCACGCGGCTGCGGAGCGAGAGCCACAACGTTGATACCACGAGCGAGAGTCTGGAGGCGGATCTTCGGGCCGACAACGCGACGGAATTCGTCCATCATGTCGAATGCGTCTTCACCGCAGTTCTGATAGAGAGCCTGGAAACGGGCGCCGCCACCTGCTTCGAAGTGGGTGATACCAGCCTTGACGGCTGCTTCAACTGCAGGCATGAAGTCTTTCATGAACACGCGAGCGCCGAAAATGGACTGGAAGCCATCACGGAACGAGGTGTCTTGGAACAGAATCTTTTTCATAATGTTTTCCTGTGGGATAGGATCCCTGAGTTTTACTGTACAATAAAATACGCGAGCAAAGATAGCAATTAGAACTTAGAACTTAGAACTTAGAACTTAGAAATGAGGGGAAAATTTAGAACTTAGAACTTAGAGCTTAGAACTTAGAGTTTAGTGCCTGGAATTTAGAGGGGTGTGGTTGGTGGCTACGAATTGTGTGTAAACAGAAGTTTTCGAAAGACCTCGGGCGATGTTTATGAAACGCTTTAGTAGGCTTGTTCATCTAAAGATACGCTAATGAAATTTGTATCTTTGGTCCAATCATTATAATACAAACACGTTTAATTGTGTTGGAATACGGAGTCTTTATGAATAAAAAGTGCGTTCTAGCTATGGCAACGACTCTCCTTGCCGCAGAATCGGTTTTTGCTGGCCCGTCTGGTGATAAAACTGTGGTTGCTTGTAGCTTTGATGACATGTTCGGTAATTCGTGTTACTGGCGTTGCCCGGATATGGAGGATACCTATAGAACGGAAAAGAAGGACGATCGATGCGCCAATGTGCTTTTCAGATGCGCTAATTATCCGCGTTCTTTTATGCGCTCGTCTGTTGGTAGCAGTGAAATCTGGATTACACCGGATAAGTACAACCACTATTTTGGTAAGCTTCCTCAGGAATATGATTGTAGTATTTCTGAAGAAGAACGTGCTGCGATGGCCTCTCGCCCGACTCAGCCGGTTCAGCAGCAGTATGCATCGAATAAGTTCCAGAACACATCGACGTATGACGAAGCTAGAAATTTATTGATTGATAACCGCGATGGCGAACGTTATTCTACAGTGAAGATCGGTGGCCGCGTGTGGATGGCCGAAAACTTGAAGTTTCGCTTGCCGGAAAGCTACTGCTACGAAAACAATACCCAAAACTGCGAAACCTACGGTAGACTTTATACATGGAATGCCGCTAAGAAGGCTTGCCCTGATGGATGGAGCTTGCCGATGGGTGACGATCTCAACTATCAGGACTTTAACTTGAACAGCTTTAGAGTGCTTGATGGTGGTTACTATGTCGATGGCGAACGCTATATTGACTTGGGCAATCGTGCGTTCTTCTGGCTTGGCGATGAAAAGGGCGGAGATCGTGCCGACGCCATGAGCTTTAGAGGCCAGAACCTCGAAACTTTTGCTTTCCAAGGGCGTAAAGCTAATGGTTATTCTGTTCGTTGCATCCAGAATTGGGAAGCCGCTTGTAAGGATCGTCTCGGTGGCGTGATGGACAATGCTGGAAAGACTTACAGGACTCTTAAGATTGGTGACCAGACCTGGATGGCCGAAGATGTGATTCTTGACCGCCTGGATGAAATGGAAGCCCGCAACCTTGGACGTGCTTGCCCGCGTGGTTGGCATGTTCCGGAACAGTATGAATACGAACAGCTTTTCTCGAAGGCTTCGGAATTTGAGCTTCGCGCAAACGACAAGCGCTTGAGGAATAACCGCGACACGAAGGAAAATCCGTGCAGCTTGAATTTCGACTTTAAGCGTGGCTACTGGACTTCTTCGAAGAACGGTAATGAAATGACTTATGTGGACTGGAAGTACAATGCTATTCGTGAAAAGGGTTCGCCGTACTTCAAGCATGGGGATGCTTACACGAACAAACTCCGTTGCGTAAAAAATGCACCCTCTTATGCCGTTTCGAAGCCGACGGTTACAACGACGCAGCCTGCTCAATCCTCTGCAGCTCCTTCAAATTCTGCAAACAAGACTGTTTTGGAAAAGTTCCTTTTGCAGGGTGTGACTTTTGGCGTTGGTCAGTCACGCTTTACAAAGGAATCTTCTGAAGGCTTGAGAAGACTTGCAGACCACTTGAGAAATTATCAGGGAAAGAAAATTGAAATTGTCTCTCACACGGACAATCTTGATCGCCCGGAAAGAAGCCGTGTTCTTGCTTTGAAGCGCGCTGAAGAAGTGAAGGGCTACTTGGTGAATGCTGGAATCTCGAGTCAGGATATCACGGCTACGGGTAAGGGGGGTGATGAACCTCTCGTGCCGAATACAACTCCGGATAACCGCATGAAGAACAATCGCATTGAAGTGTTTGTGTACTCCTACGATGCTCCGGCTGCGGCTCCGAGTCCCGCTTCGAAACAAAATAACACGCAAGAGTATGTGCCTACAGCGAAAAAACCGTGCAAGGAACGTGACATGGCTAACGCAAAGCTCGGCGAATGCTATTCCTATACCGAAGGCACTAAGGACCACAGACGTTGCATGGCCGCTTACAAGAACTTGCTGAACCTTGCAAATACAAAGTGCAAATAAAAGAAAAGCTAAGTGAAAAATTATGGATGGGGCGAGCCCCAACCTCTTAGGCTCGATCATATCCATACGAGTATGGATGCGACTCTCGCCTTTTGAGGTTGTCCCTCACTTCGTTCGAGGATGACGGAATCAACGAATGAAAAAAGCGCAGCTCAACGAGCTGCGCTTTTTGTCTAAGTTCTGCCAACTAAGTTCTAAGAGGGCTGAAAGCTCGGTCTATCCTTAGATGAACATCATAGTGTTGAGTTTTGCTCTATATTTCCAAGTGAGTTCGTGCTTTGGACCGAGAACACCGAAGAGCGTGAGCATTGCTTTCTTTGCGGCGCCATCATTCCATTCGGGCGCTTCAACGTACAAGTTTAGGAATGCTTGGAGTGCACTTTCGAAATCTTCGGAGCAGGCAAGTTTGCAGGCCTCGTGATAGACAATGGCTTCTTTGCCTCGAACATCTTTCTTGGCGACTTCGGCATGGAAGTCGAGAAGTTCCAGAAGCGATTTTGCTTCGCGGTACTGGTCATCGCTTTCGACAAACTTGGAGAGGATTTCTTTTGCCTTGGCGGTATCCCCTAGTCCAAGATTTGCTTTTGCCCACAAGAGTTGGAGCTTCTTGTCGTTTGGATTCTTGGAAAGAGCTTCGTCGAGCATGGGGAGCGCCTGGTCGAAGTTCTTTTGTGCGATGGCATCTTCGAGTGCCATTTGGAAGCGGGCTTCGTCGGAAACGTAGAACTTTTCGAGGCGCTTCTTGAGGTCTGCTTCGGGGAGAACGCCTTGGATAACGTCTGCTATTTGTCCTTTATCGACCACGTGAATTTCGGGAACGGATTGCACACGGAACATTTGGATGAGGCGCATGTTTTCGCGATCGTCGCAACTGACAACGCCAAGCGTGAAGTCCATGCTTGTAGAAAGTTGCCCCACCAACTGGGAGTACGGGGCGCAATCCGGATATTCTGCGGAAGAAAAGAGAATGGCGACTGCGCGCGTTTCGGAGGCTTGGATAACCTCTGCTTCAAAATTTTCTGCGGTAATTTGAACTACTTTAGCCATGCTGGTAAATTTAGTTAATAGTTACTAGATACTAGTTACTAGTGATGTGTAAAAACAGGGCGTTGCGGGATGTGCCCGCTTGAAGGGGTGGTGAGCAACAAAGTGCGAGCCAGGGGAAAGCTTTCCCCTAAACACTATTTTCTCTCGTCTTTCGTCTTTCGTCTTTCGTCTATTATCTATATTAATCTACATGTGTAAATGTTCTTTTTGTGGTTCAGATGTTGAGGCGCTCAGAATTGTCAATCTTGATCTGAGGATTTGCCCAAAGTGTTATTCCATCTATTTTCCGTGCAATCAGACGTTCGCTTTTTACGGCGGGCTTTCTGACAAGACGCGTGAATTGTGGCTGGAAGATTTGAAAAAGAAAAACGTACAGGATCCGCCTTGCGAAAATCCGAAGTGCATCGATCATGGAGAACCGCTTGTTAAAGGTAAACTCCCGCACTATGGTTTCGATGGGTATGTGACGACTTGCTGCGAAACGTTCCATATGCCGCCATCGACCGTGAAACAACTTTTGCAGTGGTCGCTGGATATCAAGGCTCAACCGCAGGC
This genomic interval carries:
- a CDS encoding biotin attachment protein, producing MKKILFQDTSFRDGFQSIFGARVFMKDFMPAVEAAVKAGITHFEAGGGARFQALYQNCGEDAFDMMDEFRRVVGPKIRLQTLARGINVVALAPQPRDMIKLHADMFKKHGMTRIRNFDALNDVNNLIYSGKCITDAGLEHEVVVTMMELPPGCDLNAAHNPEFYERILRNILDAGVPFASVCFKDASGTTNPTKVYETFKRARKLLGDKVELRIHSHDTCGTGVAQYKAAIEGGADGVDLGRKPLSGGTAQPDLFSMFHALKGTEYKLALGEDSIVDDHIPELMEANNVAVECLKDYNFPPEARQITTDVIFSPMPGGALTANTLMMRETKTFHLFPKVIENMSECVRRGGFASSVTPVSQFYFQQAYMNTLNQAAGRGTWFKMTEGYGKMLLGYQGKTPCEPDPELVKIAADQFNMKPFKEAYPGVQCAEEI
- a CDS encoding tetratricopeptide repeat protein gives rise to the protein MAKVVQITAENFEAEVIQASETRAVAILFSSAEYPDCAPYSQLVGQLSTSMDFTLGVVSCDDRENMRLIQMFRVQSVPEIHVVDKGQIADVIQGVLPEADLKKRLEKFYVSDEARFQMALEDAIAQKNFDQALPMLDEALSKNPNDKKLQLLWAKANLGLGDTAKAKEILSKFVESDDQYREAKSLLELLDFHAEVAKKDVRGKEAIVYHEACKLACSEDFESALQAFLNLYVEAPEWNDGAAKKAMLTLFGVLGPKHELTWKYRAKLNTMMFI
- a CDS encoding FISUMP domain-containing protein; the protein is MNKKCVLAMATTLLAAESVFAGPSGDKTVVACSFDDMFGNSCYWRCPDMEDTYRTEKKDDRCANVLFRCANYPRSFMRSSVGSSEIWITPDKYNHYFGKLPQEYDCSISEEERAAMASRPTQPVQQQYASNKFQNTSTYDEARNLLIDNRDGERYSTVKIGGRVWMAENLKFRLPESYCYENNTQNCETYGRLYTWNAAKKACPDGWSLPMGDDLNYQDFNLNSFRVLDGGYYVDGERYIDLGNRAFFWLGDEKGGDRADAMSFRGQNLETFAFQGRKANGYSVRCIQNWEAACKDRLGGVMDNAGKTYRTLKIGDQTWMAEDVILDRLDEMEARNLGRACPRGWHVPEQYEYEQLFSKASEFELRANDKRLRNNRDTKENPCSLNFDFKRGYWTSSKNGNEMTYVDWKYNAIREKGSPYFKHGDAYTNKLRCVKNAPSYAVSKPTVTTTQPAQSSAAPSNSANKTVLEKFLLQGVTFGVGQSRFTKESSEGLRRLADHLRNYQGKKIEIVSHTDNLDRPERSRVLALKRAEEVKGYLVNAGISSQDITATGKGGDEPLVPNTTPDNRMKNNRIEVFVYSYDAPAAAPSPASKQNNTQEYVPTAKKPCKERDMANAKLGECYSYTEGTKDHRRCMAAYKNLLNLANTKCK